One window of the Salvia miltiorrhiza cultivar Shanhuang (shh) chromosome 6, IMPLAD_Smil_shh, whole genome shotgun sequence genome contains the following:
- the LOC130987744 gene encoding calmodulin-7, which produces MADQLTDDQISEFKEAFSLFDKDGDGCITTKELGTVMRSLGQNPTEAELQDMINEVDADGNGTIDFPEFLNLMARKMKDTDSEEELKEAFRVFDKDQNGFISAAELRHVMTNLGEKLTDEEVDEMIREADVDGDGQINYEEFVKVMMAK; this is translated from the exons ATGGCGGATCAGTTGACGGACGATCAGATCTCTGAGTTCAAGGAGGCCTTCAGCCTCTTCGATAAGGATGGCGatg GTTGCATCACGACGAAGGAGCTGGGTACTGTGATGAGATCCCTAGGTCAGAACCCGACCGAGGCTGAGCTTCAGGATATGATCAACGAGGTCGATGCTGACGGGAATGGGACCATCGACTTCCCGGAGTTCTTGAACCTCATGGCTAGGAAGATGAAGGACACCGACTCTGAGGAGGAGCTTAAAGAGGCGTTCCGTGTGTTCGACAAGGACCAGAACGGCTTCATCTCTGCTGCTGAGCTGCGCCACGTGATGACGAATCTGGGCGAGAAGCTGACCGACGAGGAGGTAGATGAGATGATCAGGGAGGCGGACGTCGACGGCGACGGCCAAATCAACTACGAAGAGTTTGTTAAGGTTATGATGGCCAAGTAA